The Methanomethylovorans hollandica DSM 15978 genome includes a region encoding these proteins:
- the cas2 gene encoding CRISPR-associated endonuclease Cas2, with amino-acid sequence MLVWVIYDITENDVRKKLSDRCKDYGLYRVQKSVFLGDLDGNQRDALAVECEELIDTDIDSVYIFPMDEKSFKKVRLIGQAFDRELVSDEVLTTFF; translated from the coding sequence ATGCTTGTATGGGTAATATATGATATTACAGAGAACGATGTCCGAAAAAAGCTGAGCGACAGGTGCAAGGACTATGGACTTTACAGAGTGCAGAAAAGCGTGTTCCTGGGGGATCTTGATGGAAATCAGCGAGATGCGCTTGCTGTGGAATGTGAAGAGCTTATAGATACGGATATTGATTCTGTGTATATTTTTCCCATGGATGAGAAGTCGTTCAAAAAGGTGAGGCTGATAGGACAGGCATTTGACAGGGAGCTTGTGAGCGATGAGGTACTGACCACTTTCTTTTGA
- a CDS encoding CRISPR-associated endonuclease Cas6 — translation MDLKILSLTLTSTRPIQESGAQLRGFFATKFNEYSLLHQHDADKFIYRYPMVQYKMIHRTPTVLGINEGAEVLKEIYDEYDKITLNGNEYEIAERGITYKKEDFGISEKLIKYDFLTPWFALNQENYRKYISSNNEQQAALLNRNLVGNLLSMSKSLDYQVPDKIKCHIEVKEQSSSLKGNDIIAFRGFFVTNFQIPDLLGLGKSVSRGFGTVKRCN, via the coding sequence ATGGATCTGAAAATACTTTCCCTTACTCTTACCTCCACCCGCCCTATTCAGGAATCCGGTGCGCAGCTTAGGGGATTTTTTGCTACAAAGTTCAATGAATACAGCCTTCTGCACCAGCATGATGCTGACAAATTCATTTACCGCTATCCCATGGTTCAGTATAAAATGATACACAGAACGCCTACTGTACTCGGAATCAACGAAGGTGCCGAGGTCTTGAAAGAAATATACGATGAATATGATAAGATTACACTTAATGGCAATGAGTACGAGATAGCAGAACGAGGGATCACTTACAAAAAAGAGGATTTCGGAATCTCTGAGAAACTTATCAAGTATGATTTTTTAACACCCTGGTTCGCACTTAATCAGGAGAACTACAGGAAATATATTTCTTCGAATAACGAGCAGCAGGCAGCATTGCTCAACAGGAATCTTGTAGGTAACCTCCTTTCCATGTCGAAATCCCTGGATTATCAGGTACCTGATAAGATAAAGTGCCATATTGAAGTGAAAGAGCAAAGTTCAAGTTTGAAAGGGAATGATATCATTGCCTTCCGGGGTTTTTTTGTTACTAATTTCCAGATCCCTGACCTTCTTGGCTTAGGCAAGTCGGTATCACGTGGTTTTGGGACAGTGAAAAGATGCAACTAG
- a CDS encoding CRISPR-associated protein Csx11, which yields MGNKSFEKVLDIHRSLLLSMEAIGWLHMAGKAHPDFLRCQAGVENGYKYKQWYKQANLEWNEFFQSIKTSYESEILFPESMDKFITSHTNKGPGILGLLQAAHGLVSGVEKNLYKNTSEYLKQSESHMWFSTSFGYPVRNLLSDPPSVLKEEGWPKLIKSVDECLSELKTLNEPCTEVKKWWDWREKAIGYDGFLRKAFTETLAETRLPNNDVTLWDQSYVTAALFKSALAGALLQREFPWKDDRLNDKTHWSLLSVGIGADNYEMRSVRIGDSIGSKHEINTFFEKVREFIEVNLAVGAMLYKDDSVIVFSFPELNANVSHDFKDSQNFYAYIKKTIDAYAQESNFETPPHCIISPSSRSLLNLSQQLKDIRKKLAIPVHRNWEIADNNVSKGHICPVCQVRFNENPNDKQKPCTVCSKRRIGRLEAWQSGKLGSDTIWLSEVADENDRLAIITMSFDLDSWLDGSHFDSLRSQSAFEWVSKSQKKAITKDIKRDKPLLDLQTYIKKELEKAEKQNFCINENDTIMNTLNGGFKYSKDWKTFFEKMVEDRASSPKWEKLTNEGRAKWLTHQLLRKNASPGRMYRVQRQTEEFFKILLEKLRQVVDSNSNQWCTKRLILKVKDGQWEDKQTYSGHYNDAPVSLLYRKQSNDFITICNMGRLLENVHPKEILINKRIELKNDDSKEIISIEIKSVKDKAEKYRPIVPLEIDPRRFRVVVPLNKANECIKVAIEMWKEQYSRVWDRMPLRIGTVAFSRMMPYQAVIETIRNLENELEKRKQEAWYVMNKDLCQGVLCLSIKSPEGEESLRTTPVKLPDGQLDVFYTYCEVEETKVRYPRDFQGPDRKIYRHICDLRIGDGIYIKPAVIGTVFMESTASRFENIFVYNLDEWQRMTDLWHILERLAPSQTALRGVWDIICEHKERWQGQNHDWKDGEEETWLAFVRSIIYDRFDANSASLEYLVDTVNLGLFDRCMDWHIRVLKKKITEE from the coding sequence ATGGGCAATAAATCTTTCGAAAAAGTGCTTGACATTCATCGTTCTCTTTTACTATCAATGGAAGCTATAGGCTGGCTTCACATGGCTGGAAAGGCTCATCCTGACTTTCTTCGATGTCAGGCAGGAGTTGAAAACGGCTATAAATACAAACAATGGTATAAGCAGGCGAATTTAGAATGGAATGAGTTTTTTCAGTCGATTAAAACCTCATATGAGTCTGAAATACTTTTTCCAGAATCAATGGATAAGTTCATTACATCTCACACAAACAAGGGTCCTGGAATCCTTGGATTGCTTCAGGCAGCCCATGGTTTGGTTTCAGGTGTTGAGAAAAATCTCTACAAAAACACATCAGAATATCTAAAACAGTCGGAATCCCACATGTGGTTCTCCACTTCTTTTGGCTACCCTGTACGAAATCTCTTGAGTGATCCTCCAAGTGTATTAAAAGAAGAAGGATGGCCAAAGTTAATCAAATCAGTAGATGAATGTTTATCTGAACTGAAAACTCTAAATGAACCATGTACAGAGGTAAAGAAATGGTGGGATTGGCGTGAAAAAGCCATTGGATATGATGGATTTCTTCGCAAAGCCTTTACAGAAACCCTTGCTGAGACTCGTCTGCCTAATAATGATGTAACTCTCTGGGACCAGTCATACGTAACTGCTGCTTTGTTCAAAAGTGCACTTGCAGGTGCTTTATTGCAGAGGGAATTTCCTTGGAAAGATGACAGATTAAACGATAAAACCCACTGGAGTCTCCTTTCAGTGGGAATTGGTGCTGACAATTATGAGATGAGATCGGTTCGTATTGGTGATTCAATAGGGTCTAAGCATGAGATTAATACCTTTTTTGAAAAAGTACGCGAGTTCATTGAAGTTAATCTCGCTGTAGGAGCAATGCTTTACAAAGATGATTCTGTAATAGTCTTTTCATTTCCTGAATTGAATGCTAATGTTTCTCATGATTTTAAGGATTCACAGAACTTTTATGCGTATATCAAAAAAACTATTGATGCTTATGCCCAGGAATCAAATTTCGAAACTCCACCCCACTGTATTATATCTCCTTCTTCGCGCTCGTTGCTGAATTTATCCCAGCAATTGAAAGATATTCGTAAAAAATTGGCAATTCCTGTTCATCGGAACTGGGAGATTGCTGATAATAATGTTTCAAAAGGCCACATCTGTCCGGTATGTCAGGTTCGTTTTAATGAAAATCCAAATGATAAACAAAAGCCCTGTACTGTCTGTAGTAAACGCCGTATCGGTAGGCTTGAAGCATGGCAAAGCGGTAAATTGGGATCAGATACTATCTGGTTGAGTGAAGTAGCTGATGAAAACGATCGGCTGGCAATTATCACAATGAGTTTTGATTTGGACAGTTGGCTGGATGGAAGTCATTTTGACTCACTTCGCAGTCAATCTGCTTTTGAATGGGTGTCAAAAAGTCAAAAGAAAGCAATTACAAAGGATATAAAGAGAGATAAGCCCTTACTGGATCTTCAAACATATATTAAAAAAGAACTGGAAAAAGCAGAAAAACAGAATTTTTGCATCAATGAAAACGACACTATAATGAACACTCTAAATGGTGGTTTTAAATATAGTAAAGACTGGAAAACCTTTTTTGAAAAAATGGTAGAGGATAGAGCTAGTTCTCCAAAATGGGAAAAGCTAACCAATGAGGGACGAGCAAAGTGGTTAACTCATCAGCTTCTAAGAAAAAATGCTTCCCCGGGACGCATGTATCGTGTACAGCGCCAGACTGAAGAGTTCTTCAAAATTCTATTAGAAAAATTAAGGCAGGTTGTGGATTCCAATTCCAATCAATGGTGTACAAAAAGGCTGATTTTAAAAGTAAAGGACGGTCAGTGGGAAGATAAGCAGACCTATAGTGGTCACTATAACGATGCCCCCGTTAGTTTATTGTATCGGAAGCAATCCAATGATTTTATAACTATCTGCAACATGGGCAGACTGCTTGAGAATGTGCACCCGAAAGAGATCCTAATAAACAAAAGGATCGAATTAAAAAATGACGATTCCAAGGAAATTATTTCAATTGAAATTAAATCTGTTAAGGATAAAGCAGAAAAATATCGTCCCATAGTACCACTTGAGATTGATCCCAGACGATTCCGGGTCGTTGTTCCTCTGAACAAAGCTAATGAATGTATAAAAGTCGCTATTGAAATGTGGAAGGAACAGTATTCCAGAGTATGGGACCGCATGCCCCTGAGAATTGGAACAGTTGCTTTCTCTCGAATGATGCCATATCAAGCGGTAATAGAAACTATCAGAAATCTTGAAAACGAATTGGAAAAGAGAAAACAAGAGGCATGGTATGTCATGAATAAGGATCTTTGCCAAGGAGTTCTTTGTCTCTCCATAAAGTCTCCTGAAGGAGAAGAGTCCTTACGAACCACTCCAGTAAAATTGCCTGATGGCCAATTAGATGTTTTCTACACATATTGTGAAGTTGAAGAAACGAAAGTAAGATATCCCCGGGACTTCCAAGGTCCTGACAGAAAGATATATCGTCATATCTGCGATTTACGCATCGGAGATGGAATTTATATTAAACCTGCTGTCATTGGCACTGTTTTTATGGAAAGCACTGCCAGTCGCTTTGAGAATATTTTTGTTTACAATTTAGATGAATGGCAGAGAATGACTGACCTTTGGCATATACTTGAGAGGCTAGCTCCAAGTCAGACTGCACTCCGTGGTGTATGGGATATTATCTGCGAACACAAGGAACGTTGGCAAGGGCAAAATCATGATTGGAAAGATGGTGAAGAGGAAACATGGTTGGCATTTGTTCGATCTATAATATATGATCGCTTTGATGCTAACTCGGCATCTTTGGAATATTTGGTTGATACAGTAAATTTGGGACTTTTTGATAGATGTATGGATTGGCATATTCGTGTACTTAAAAAGAAGATAACCGAGGAATAA
- a CDS encoding sarcinarray family MAST domain-containing protein yields the protein MKVVFLLLFITSILLSSPVIVSAQSPYAKIDLYYNGILYPGADIPRPLLKIGEPFIIRFDVTSYKKCYLSVELWSIDSEDFVIIDGPTLELEKGIHGLIEENETKTYEWTVAPTENWASGSVPINFYYQFTDLDTADTIIKDEFTAAYVTVSEEYYDGEKTEVATEPAIEQPSQAPGFILPIAVGMLLLAEKCRRNT from the coding sequence ATGAAAGTTGTTTTTTTGCTACTATTTATTACTAGTATTTTATTAAGTTCACCTGTAATCGTGTCTGCTCAAAGTCCTTATGCTAAAATAGATTTATATTATAATGGAATTCTTTACCCGGGTGCTGATATTCCAAGGCCACTTTTAAAGATTGGAGAGCCATTCATTATTCGTTTTGATGTGACATCTTATAAGAAATGTTATTTATCGGTAGAATTGTGGTCTATAGATTCAGAAGATTTTGTGATTATAGATGGTCCAACTTTAGAACTTGAAAAAGGTATACATGGTCTAATAGAAGAAAATGAAACAAAAACATATGAATGGACTGTTGCACCCACAGAAAATTGGGCAAGTGGTAGTGTTCCCATTAACTTCTACTATCAATTTACTGATTTAGACACAGCAGACACTATTATAAAAGATGAATTCACCGCCGCTTACGTAACCGTCAGCGAGGAGTACTACGATGGTGAAAAAACCGAAGTTGCCACAGAACCCGCCATTGAACAACCCTCACAAGCTCCTGGATTCATATTGCCTATAGCTGTCGGAATGTTGTTGTTAGCCGAGAAGTGCAGAAGAAACACGTGA
- the cas1 gene encoding CRISPR-associated endonuclease Cas1: MQLVINSYGSFLKKNHNCFLVRNEDKVFEVSADKVESILIATSATITTDAVKFAVENNIDIVFLDHSGDPYGRIWHTKLGSTTLIRRRQLEVAEKKKGFRMVKKWTEVKLNNQITFLKDLKKNRPEQKAELEEFIANIEKLQAQLLELDGTLEEKRGSVMGVEGMASRHYFDALGYIMPEKWKFNGRSRNPAVDAFNCMLNYGYGILYSLVEKACIISGLDPYVGFLHTDNYNKKSLVFDIIEMYRIHADRTVVNLFSTKQVHDEFFDSIPNGMSLNSNGKAVLIGAFNKALDQSVEYDGRNIKIRDIIQHDCHKIANGLIK, encoded by the coding sequence ATGCAACTAGTTATCAACTCCTACGGCTCATTTTTGAAAAAGAACCATAACTGTTTTCTTGTCAGGAATGAGGATAAAGTCTTCGAAGTATCTGCGGACAAAGTAGAAAGCATTCTGATTGCCACATCCGCCACCATTACCACGGATGCTGTCAAATTCGCTGTGGAGAACAATATAGACATCGTTTTTCTCGACCATTCTGGAGACCCCTATGGGAGAATATGGCATACAAAGCTTGGAAGCACCACGCTTATCCGCAGGCGCCAGCTTGAGGTGGCTGAGAAGAAAAAAGGCTTCAGGATGGTAAAAAAGTGGACCGAGGTCAAGCTTAACAATCAGATCACTTTCCTGAAAGATCTCAAGAAGAACCGGCCTGAACAAAAGGCCGAACTGGAAGAGTTTATTGCAAACATCGAAAAGCTGCAAGCTCAGCTTCTTGAACTCGACGGTACCCTGGAGGAGAAAAGAGGTTCTGTCATGGGAGTAGAGGGTATGGCTTCCCGACACTATTTCGATGCACTTGGTTACATAATGCCTGAGAAATGGAAGTTCAACGGCAGGAGCAGGAATCCTGCGGTTGATGCTTTCAACTGTATGCTGAACTACGGGTATGGGATACTGTATTCCCTGGTCGAAAAGGCATGTATCATTTCCGGGCTTGACCCGTATGTGGGTTTTCTACATACTGACAATTACAACAAGAAGTCTCTGGTCTTTGATATAATTGAGATGTATCGTATCCACGCTGACAGGACCGTGGTCAATCTGTTCTCCACAAAGCAGGTACATGACGAATTTTTTGACAGCATTCCTAATGGAATGAGCCTGAACAGCAATGGGAAAGCTGTGCTTATCGGGGCATTCAATAAAGCCCTTGACCAAAGTGTGGAATATGATGGCAGAAACATAAAAATCAGGGATATAATACAGCACGATTGTCATAAAATTGCAAACGGGCTTATAAAATAA
- a CDS encoding RAMP superfamily CRISPR-associated protein, whose translation MTFDYYASLGNRKQIPEEETLSFELVDICSTLYFKGNKKEAREYYIKQTLKTKFKVPKELDFSPILSIMPDSAWIGFEVEFILKTPWYSKDDRSFHVLENSLRKDHVFGIPFHPASSWKGLLRWACRMESGLFEHLEKNGMKFEGWKDDKWILYLFGNEKNNTDELYQGVINFYPTFFDRIKFEVINPHSRKTRAGTQPIYYEVVPPKTKAKLQLVYVPHAGCEMHTETNCLETINKLLTATEKLLTIYGFSAKRTAGWGTAEISKWRAFKAGMTVEEASLEKFKEALKIQLKL comes from the coding sequence ATGACATTCGACTACTATGCTTCCCTGGGAAATAGAAAGCAAATTCCAGAAGAAGAAACACTTTCATTCGAATTGGTTGACATTTGTTCTACACTGTATTTCAAAGGTAATAAGAAAGAAGCTCGTGAGTACTATATTAAACAGACTCTAAAGACAAAATTTAAAGTTCCAAAAGAATTGGATTTCTCCCCAATTTTATCCATCATGCCGGATTCAGCTTGGATTGGTTTTGAGGTGGAGTTTATCCTAAAAACTCCTTGGTACTCAAAAGACGATCGAAGTTTTCATGTTTTGGAGAACTCTCTTCGTAAGGACCATGTGTTCGGAATCCCATTCCATCCAGCATCTTCATGGAAAGGATTATTACGTTGGGCTTGCAGAATGGAATCTGGACTATTTGAGCATCTGGAAAAAAATGGAATGAAATTTGAAGGCTGGAAAGACGACAAGTGGATATTATATTTATTTGGGAATGAAAAAAATAACACTGATGAATTATATCAAGGTGTGATTAACTTTTATCCAACATTTTTTGATAGAATCAAATTTGAGGTCATAAATCCACACAGTCGCAAAACGCGTGCTGGTACTCAGCCGATTTATTATGAAGTTGTTCCCCCTAAAACAAAAGCAAAATTGCAACTGGTTTACGTGCCACATGCTGGATGTGAAATGCACACAGAGACGAACTGTTTAGAGACGATAAATAAATTACTGACCGCTACAGAGAAATTGCTAACCATATACGGTTTTTCTGCTAAACGCACAGCAGGGTGGGGAACTGCAGAGATTAGCAAGTGGAGAGCATTTAAGGCTGGTATGACTGTAGAGGAGGCTTCACTTGAAAAGTTCAAGGAAGCACTAAAAATCCAACTCAAACTATAG
- a CDS encoding nucleoside deaminase: MFRLIHIAIDEARRGMQNNHGGPFGAVIVKDGGIISTAHNEVLSSKDPTAHAEILAIRRASQQLGKFDLSDCEIFTTSQPCPMCFAAICWARIKRIHYGTTTEEVAIAGFDDSHIYNIIKGEQTAEVEFTIIQREACLELLQEWDNKTDKQMY; this comes from the coding sequence ATGTTCCGATTAATCCATATTGCTATCGATGAAGCTCGCAGAGGCATGCAGAACAATCACGGAGGGCCTTTTGGTGCTGTTATCGTCAAAGACGGAGGCATAATATCCACAGCTCATAACGAAGTGCTTAGCAGCAAAGACCCCACGGCACATGCTGAAATACTTGCTATCCGCAGAGCCTCCCAGCAACTGGGAAAATTTGACCTGTCTGATTGCGAGATATTTACTACCTCGCAGCCTTGTCCCATGTGTTTTGCAGCCATCTGCTGGGCCAGGATCAAGCGTATCCATTACGGTACCACAACTGAAGAAGTAGCCATTGCAGGCTTCGACGATAGCCACATCTACAACATCATCAAAGGAGAACAGACAGCAGAAGTAGAATTTACAATCATTCAGCGCGAAGCCTGTCTGGAACTGCTGCAAGAATGGGACAACAAAACAGACAAACAAATGTACTAG
- the ltrA gene encoding group II intron reverse transcriptase/maturase, giving the protein MDKVAQIQLELYQKAFNDRTKRFRKLKKYLVMDEFLYAAWENVCKGTRSAGVDSISVADIKKTGVDEFLQSLKEDIKENRYEPDRILKHEILKPNGKVRKLGILTVKDRVVQYNMKLVLEPIFEADFDSSSFGFRANRSAQLASLEVYKWLEAGNHYVFKSDISQCFDNIPHELLMKRIKTRIKDRQVRRIIRAWLNVNSACLLNEEATYGKDKGILQGGIISPLLLNIYLDQFDDERENIGLKSIRSDGQGHLVRYADDFVILSKQPIDTKPVEGSLKKIGLELNPEKTYQTHIEDGFEFLGFYFKGAFVEDRYKGKIDIYPTEGSIERVLDSIRTMTDPMNGNTKPPVETIQEINKSIDSWLNYYHHTDCNSGLQRMNDSYSDYLYKYVTNYQN; this is encoded by the coding sequence ATGGATAAGGTTGCACAGATACAGCTAGAGCTTTACCAAAAGGCGTTCAATGATCGCACAAAGCGGTTCAGGAAACTCAAAAAGTATCTTGTTATGGATGAGTTTCTCTATGCAGCATGGGAAAATGTCTGTAAGGGCACCAGATCTGCCGGTGTTGACTCTATTTCAGTGGCAGATATTAAAAAGACGGGTGTTGATGAATTCCTGCAATCGTTGAAAGAAGATATAAAGGAAAACAGATACGAGCCAGACAGGATATTAAAACATGAGATATTAAAGCCGAATGGAAAAGTCAGAAAGTTAGGGATCCTCACTGTAAAGGACAGGGTTGTCCAGTATAACATGAAACTGGTACTGGAACCGATATTTGAAGCGGACTTTGACAGTAGTTCTTTTGGTTTTAGGGCTAACAGGTCTGCACAGCTTGCCAGCCTAGAGGTCTACAAATGGCTGGAAGCAGGTAATCATTATGTTTTCAAGAGCGACATATCCCAGTGTTTTGATAACATACCGCATGAACTTTTAATGAAACGCATTAAAACGCGTATCAAAGACAGGCAGGTCCGAAGGATCATACGTGCCTGGTTAAACGTGAATTCTGCATGCCTTCTCAATGAAGAAGCAACGTATGGAAAAGATAAAGGGATCCTACAGGGTGGAATAATTTCACCCCTTCTGCTAAATATATATCTTGACCAGTTCGATGATGAAAGGGAAAACATCGGTCTTAAAAGTATAAGATCCGATGGTCAGGGACATCTTGTGAGGTATGCTGATGATTTTGTAATACTTTCAAAGCAACCCATTGACACTAAACCCGTTGAAGGATCATTAAAAAAGATCGGCCTGGAACTTAACCCGGAAAAGACCTACCAGACCCATATAGAAGATGGCTTTGAGTTCCTGGGATTCTATTTCAAAGGAGCATTCGTCGAGGACAGATACAAAGGAAAGATAGACATATACCCAACCGAAGGTTCTATAGAACGAGTGCTTGACTCAATCAGAACCATGACAGATCCAATGAACGGAAATACAAAACCTCCAGTTGAAACTATCCAGGAGATCAACAAGTCCATAGACAGCTGGCTCAATTATTACCACCACACAGATTGCAATTCCGGCCTGCAAAGAATGAACGATAGCTATAGTGACTATCTGTACAAATATGTTACTAACTATCAAAATTAA
- the cmr1 gene encoding type III-B CRISPR module RAMP protein Cmr1, translating to MTANTRTYHFQALNDIWTGSVQLDMENNKLKIVPNRFVQTGLLGSIRWWFEVVVRGLGGEACDPSNSECKDSKHCVVCELFGCTGWARKFRFQVFDDNNSVKVSQIKKNIKFELQFTSLRPISYEEWALLDLTLHIVAEFGAVGGKTAFKPSTENGHENKLHHRDFGKIKLEITESQTKPVSKIEFEHYVRDSRWLKIENNDFTWASFNNFWVVNNRYLARQNQFKSTFNSVIGRPPQKKKASQNDSFLAGRRPDSYRKIDGESKKVFSFKNPPTTFGFIDGESITFDKMKYLLKTAWYDMKDDEFRTGDKILDDFTRGEQS from the coding sequence ATGACTGCTAATACAAGAACATATCATTTTCAGGCATTAAATGATATTTGGACGGGGTCCGTTCAACTGGATATGGAAAATAATAAACTGAAGATTGTACCGAATCGTTTTGTACAAACAGGTTTACTGGGTTCAATTCGTTGGTGGTTTGAGGTGGTAGTTCGTGGACTGGGTGGCGAAGCATGTGATCCCAGTAATAGTGAATGTAAGGACTCAAAACATTGCGTTGTCTGTGAACTGTTCGGTTGTACCGGTTGGGCGCGAAAGTTCAGGTTTCAGGTTTTCGATGATAATAATAGTGTCAAAGTGTCTCAAATCAAGAAAAACATTAAATTCGAACTCCAGTTCACATCCCTTCGACCCATTAGTTATGAAGAATGGGCATTATTAGACTTAACGCTTCATATTGTAGCAGAATTTGGTGCTGTTGGGGGGAAAACCGCATTTAAACCATCGACTGAAAATGGTCATGAAAATAAGCTCCATCATCGAGATTTTGGTAAGATCAAACTGGAAATAACAGAATCACAAACTAAACCTGTAAGTAAAATTGAATTCGAGCACTATGTGCGTGATAGTCGCTGGCTTAAAATTGAAAACAATGACTTTACCTGGGCATCTTTCAATAACTTTTGGGTGGTAAACAATAGATACCTTGCCCGGCAAAATCAATTCAAAAGTACATTCAACAGTGTAATCGGTCGCCCACCACAAAAGAAAAAAGCATCACAAAATGATAGTTTTCTAGCAGGTCGTAGACCAGATAGTTATAGAAAAATTGATGGCGAAAGCAAAAAAGTATTCAGTTTCAAAAACCCTCCCACTACTTTCGGTTTTATCGATGGGGAGAGCATAACATTTGATAAAATGAAATACTTGCTTAAAACAGCATGGTATGATATGAAAGATGATGAATTTAGAACAGGGGATAAAATTTTAGATGACTTTACCAGAGGAGAACAATCATGA
- the cas4 gene encoding CRISPR-associated protein Cas4 — protein sequence MKAAFDHGAFDHEVLITVSDVMEYSFCPRFVYFMHCLNISQHAENRFKVVKGREVHAERKNTNRDHVRKKLHCILKDPEVLLVSKKHHIKGIVDEVLFLEDGTAAPLEYKFAQYRDEIFLTHINQLALQAILIEENYGRKVKKGYICYIRSKNLVKEVELHKADLSKAKKSITEILEIIKKGTYPAATHEDKCTDCCYRNICV from the coding sequence ATGAAAGCAGCTTTTGACCACGGAGCTTTCGATCATGAAGTATTGATAACGGTGTCAGATGTAATGGAATACAGTTTCTGCCCCAGGTTCGTTTATTTTATGCATTGCCTTAATATATCCCAACATGCTGAGAACCGTTTCAAGGTCGTGAAAGGCAGGGAAGTACATGCAGAGCGTAAAAACACGAACCGCGACCATGTCAGAAAAAAGCTGCACTGCATCCTGAAAGATCCTGAGGTTCTGCTGGTTTCAAAAAAGCACCATATAAAAGGTATCGTGGATGAAGTGCTCTTTCTGGAAGATGGCACTGCAGCACCTCTGGAATACAAATTTGCCCAATACAGGGACGAAATATTCTTAACTCACATTAATCAGCTTGCTTTGCAGGCTATCCTTATCGAGGAGAACTATGGGCGCAAGGTCAAAAAAGGCTATATCTGCTACATCCGCAGCAAAAATCTTGTAAAAGAAGTGGAGCTCCACAAAGCTGATCTCAGTAAAGCAAAAAAGTCCATAACTGAGATACTTGAGATAATTAAGAAGGGTACCTATCCTGCTGCAACACATGAAGACAAGTGCACAGACTGCTGTTATCGCAACATCTGCGTATAG